The segment GGACCGATGGAAGCATTACGCCCGAAGATGGGGTGGCTATAGCCGCCAAGATATTAAAGGAGCAGTTGAGTCCTTTCGTTAATTTTGAAGAAGAAACCGAAGAGCCGGAACGGAAGGAAGTCATCCACCAGGAAGAACAGGTTAACCAGAATTTATATAAAAGCGTTGAAGAATTGGAACTTTCCGTCCGGTCGGCCAATTGTTTGAAGAATGCCAATATCCGATATATTTGGGAACTGGTTCAAAAAACAGAGCCGGAGATGTTGAAGACTAAAAATTTCGGGCGAAAATCGTTGAATGAAATTAAAGCCATTTTAGATGAGATGGGTTTACACCTGGGGTTAAAAATGGATGGGTTTGTCCCTCCCCAGCCGGAAGAAAAGAAGGAAAGCAATTATGAGGCATAATTGTACTGGAAGAAAATTAAGTCGCACCACCAGTCATCGGAAGGCCCTGATGCGGAACATGGTCACTTCCCTCCTGGAACATGAACGAATCGAAACCACTCTGGCCAAGGCCAAAGAACTTCGGATCGAGGCCGATCACATGATTACTTTGGCCAAACAGGGAGATCTTCATGCCCGTCGGCAGGCCCTGGCGGTTATTCAAGATAAGAAGGTCGTTTACAAATTGTTCGGAGAAATCAAAGACCGTTTTTTAGAACGTAACGGCGGGTATACCCAGATCACCAAATTGCGTTATCGTAAAGGGGACGGCGCCCCTGTTTCCGTCATCGAACTGGTCGGACGCTCTGAAGATAAAAAAGTCAAAAAGAAAAAGACGAAGACCCAGAAGGCCATGGATAAGGTGAAAGGGCTGATGCCCGGACAAGGCAAGAAAGAAGAAGGGGCTGAAAAAAAAGCCGATGAGACACAATAAGGATTGACAAATTTAATCTTTGAATGATATAAAATCAGAAGATCGCGGGGTGGAGCAGTCCGGTAGCTCGTCGGGCTCATAACCCGAAGGTCGCAGGTTCAAATCCTGCCCCCGCTACCAAGATTTCAATGGCTTACAAGATTTTTTGTAGGCCATTTTTTTTTAGGTGTTCCTATTGGTGACCGGCGGTCGGGGTTACCTCCTCCCCGTATCCGGAAGATTGCTCCAGGAAAACAACCTTTTCTCTCAAATCACCGAGACGCCGGGCTACATGAATGACCATCTGAATTTTCCGGTCTCCGGGCCTGATCATAG is part of the Deltaproteobacteria bacterium genome and harbors:
- the rplQ gene encoding 50S ribosomal protein L17, translated to MRHNCTGRKLSRTTSHRKALMRNMVTSLLEHERIETTLAKAKELRIEADHMITLAKQGDLHARRQALAVIQDKKVVYKLFGEIKDRFLERNGGYTQITKLRYRKGDGAPVSVIELVGRSEDKKVKKKKTKTQKAMDKVKGLMPGQGKKEEGAEKKADETQ